A part of Limihaloglobus sulfuriphilus genomic DNA contains:
- a CDS encoding polysaccharide pyruvyl transferase family protein yields MKHKFSSLGRFAVLLGFILLFSAAESLFAMQASQRDSKKTLQKNLSGKNDRNIMIGYLWGSTNIGDAAIAPGLLELLGKNLPKYSTSALCYSFKDPQKDDKLAWQINRLYPDCNVINGDAFKAAHAFALERLKAGHGGILPEKERLDTDYIFDTFAADCIDYIRENDSDVYREFSRTDLFIYNSGCVLAYGPGTLGGTDFWDYCLYRSLPLLLARKLGVPYGIYSHTFDDFIGEPGYTYFKNLLEDAEFVFCRDSDSLRYLLSAGIRAKNLSFVPDSTFSSPWKDPEWAVDFMNENSLEDNEFMAVVIFTRQPTSNSGRPIVSQQRVDEHMRKVREIIRHWVKTTGMKVVLCPEVLREMQPAKELIYDKLDPETKSKTVRMDTFWTHDQAKSLFASARLVVSMELHSLLLALPESTPVIHIPFKEAGRKSFFIADAGLGEYLLDIDGAGLDAMLDKVSYINGNYETERQRIKNTIIPYCREREKAAFEIIKNILRGE; encoded by the coding sequence ATGAAACACAAGTTCAGCAGTCTCGGCAGGTTTGCCGTATTACTTGGCTTTATACTCTTGTTTTCTGCCGCGGAAAGTCTTTTCGCCATGCAGGCAAGTCAGCGGGATTCAAAAAAAACGCTGCAAAAAAACCTCAGCGGTAAAAACGACAGGAATATAATGATCGGCTATTTGTGGGGCTCCACGAACATAGGCGATGCGGCAATAGCGCCGGGACTGCTGGAGCTGCTTGGAAAAAATCTGCCCAAATACAGTACCAGCGCTCTGTGTTACAGCTTTAAGGATCCCCAAAAGGATGATAAACTTGCATGGCAGATAAACAGATTGTATCCCGATTGTAATGTCATCAATGGGGATGCATTTAAGGCCGCCCATGCATTCGCTTTGGAAAGGCTCAAGGCCGGCCACGGAGGCATTTTGCCTGAAAAAGAGCGGCTGGACACGGACTATATATTTGACACATTCGCGGCTGATTGTATCGACTATATCCGCGAAAACGATTCAGACGTATATCGTGAATTTAGCCGGACAGACCTGTTTATCTACAACAGCGGCTGTGTTCTGGCGTATGGTCCGGGCACTCTTGGCGGCACAGATTTCTGGGATTATTGCCTTTACCGCTCACTTCCCCTGTTGCTTGCGAGGAAACTGGGCGTTCCCTACGGCATTTACAGCCATACGTTTGATGATTTTATCGGCGAGCCGGGTTATACCTACTTTAAAAATCTCCTTGAAGACGCTGAATTTGTCTTCTGCCGCGACAGCGATTCGCTCAGATACCTGCTAAGTGCCGGCATCAGGGCGAAAAATCTCAGTTTCGTGCCGGACAGCACCTTTTCTTCGCCATGGAAAGATCCTGAGTGGGCAGTTGATTTCATGAATGAAAACTCTCTTGAGGATAATGAGTTTATGGCAGTTGTTATCTTTACCCGTCAACCCACGTCTAACTCGGGCAGGCCTATAGTCTCGCAGCAGCGGGTAGATGAGCATATGCGAAAGGTCAGGGAGATTATCCGCCACTGGGTGAAAACAACCGGCATGAAGGTCGTTCTCTGTCCGGAAGTCTTACGCGAGATGCAGCCGGCAAAAGAGTTGATTTATGATAAGCTCGATCCCGAGACAAAATCCAAAACTGTTCGGATGGATACTTTCTGGACACATGACCAGGCAAAATCCCTGTTTGCAAGCGCACGGCTCGTCGTAAGTATGGAACTGCATTCTCTGCTGCTGGCTCTGCCGGAATCAACACCGGTGATACATATTCCGTTCAAAGAAGCCGGCAGAAAATCTTTTTTCATTGCCGACGCGGGTCTGGGTGAATATCTGCTTGATATTGACGGGGCAGGCCTTGATGCGATGCTTGATAAGGTAAGCTATATAAACGGTAATTACGAAACTGAACGACAGCGAATCAAAAATACAATTATACCATACTGCCGTGAACGTGAAAAAGCGGCTTTTGAAATAATCAAAAATATATTAAGAGGTGAATAG
- a CDS encoding alpha/beta hydrolase family protein → MQCAEPTPRDELVKSLMVYYGEGPGREDIVDPDVKIEDEKDMGDHIRQTISYFVEKDERVRAYLLFPETFDRSKEKLPLILCPHPTNLVGKDCVVNNYPEPAKDEQDVYFRQCRQYALDLVRRGFICFAPDRAAYGERRILKGDKKYTEQIDAYKSRLKERWPDWGFTTGKAVWDLQRALDFLVEYDFVDTDRVAIIGHSLGAWDSMLLSCVDDRIKVAAANAGGTIHFDASLWTDLEQRKELLDKPIGLNRMANLMLMAIAPRPFLQLRAINDSYEKGQPNLLEGYRLLVDYYRMAAGQTRRTWHAPVGIYFHCNEHGFDHDARELAYGWLEMHLK, encoded by the coding sequence TTGCAGTGCGCTGAGCCGACGCCGCGGGATGAACTGGTTAAAAGCCTGATGGTTTATTACGGCGAAGGCCCCGGCCGGGAGGATATTGTAGATCCTGATGTGAAAATTGAGGACGAGAAAGACATGGGAGACCACATCAGGCAGACAATCAGCTATTTTGTAGAAAAAGACGAGCGGGTCAGAGCGTATCTGCTTTTCCCTGAAACTTTTGACAGGTCAAAAGAAAAACTGCCGCTTATACTCTGCCCGCATCCTACAAATCTGGTTGGCAAAGACTGTGTGGTGAACAACTATCCTGAACCGGCTAAAGACGAACAGGATGTTTATTTTCGCCAGTGCCGCCAGTATGCCTTAGACCTTGTAAGGCGGGGTTTTATATGTTTTGCTCCGGACAGGGCGGCTTACGGCGAAAGGCGGATTCTAAAGGGAGACAAAAAGTACACAGAGCAGATAGACGCTTATAAAAGCCGGCTCAAAGAACGCTGGCCAGATTGGGGCTTTACCACAGGCAAAGCGGTCTGGGATCTGCAAAGGGCCCTGGATTTCCTTGTAGAATATGATTTTGTCGATACTGACCGGGTGGCTATTATCGGCCATTCACTCGGCGCCTGGGATTCAATGCTTCTCAGCTGCGTTGATGACAGAATAAAGGTCGCGGCAGCAAACGCCGGAGGGACAATTCATTTCGATGCCTCGCTGTGGACGGACTTAGAGCAGCGTAAAGAACTGCTCGATAAACCGATAGGTCTCAACAGGATGGCTAACCTGATGCTTATGGCTATCGCTCCAAGACCGTTCCTCCAGCTAAGGGCGATAAATGACTCGTACGAAAAGGGGCAGCCGAACCTGCTCGAAGGGTATCGTCTGCTCGTTGACTATTACCGTATGGCGGCGGGACAGACGAGAAGAACCTGGCATGCGCCGGTTGGAATTTATTTCCATTGTAATGAACATGGGTTTGACCATGACGCGAGAGAGCTGGCGTACGGCTGGCTGGAAATGCACCTGAAATAA
- a CDS encoding right-handed parallel beta-helix repeat-containing protein has translation MSYLKSILISILVVVSCSQATVYYVDSKTGSDVNTGTSPDQPWYSLFKINNTTFAPGDKILFKCGSQWNNNQLWPKGSGTSGNPIIIDMYGDIDDGLPQFNGNGAVVDVIHLYNQQYWEINNLEITNYREGDDQSDPANKKRGIYVLAKDIGEVNHLHFKNLVIHHVNGLCGAGSTNTGKDNGGIYCEITRDAAVANRVKTWFKDLLFENCHIYDVDRTGIANDTAWWLRTPDDDMDWTPSHDVVVRNCTIERCGVNAVIIRVTDNALVEHCVFKDNCIKGEGNPQVFCYNTNNTVWQYCEAYQTPEQQTTMGATGFDIDGRNKDAVIQYCYSHGNQRGGIVIYAAAWTSPDIAQYRTTLRYNILQNNGLNGIRVYGGVKDAVIHNNIIYTDTQQYFPADRLLYHVHIGDVAPDNTQYYNNVIYNLDPSTYYYMGNSTNNLFSHNVFYGSHPVTEPADEYKITSDPGYIAPGSGQTGMDTLEGYRLGWDSPCIDSGTQIPAAPYADDFWGNEVPFGVIDRGVHEYRPQPDNLPPQPDPMGWSLPPQPAGSGAIAMRASKAEDENAVEYYFENLTDPSHSSGWQRRNYYCDTGLEPGIEYEYRVKARDLSPQTNETGWSQPAAATPEALPDTAFSVFERFDADAENNGWVNMSAGSTEFAYNSGRWLDTTICRDSENRALYYVNLPAALDETCRFWWEMDIEMISASYPYQLGLFGVFNSAQPDNNHSVIADRFFFDSYAGSTRGNRHDIFGYDDSGNQLYTVSEPYEPGIAYNKPVRVKCRYEYDSQSGEGKASVDVYEIDPVDGGTGEWIMGSGGKQTVIAAQESLSFDVFGIGNRTDGSKICSNISRIDNVYFSTLHENVSETYPSFGDFTIQGDLQPDDYVDYRDAAVMAGQWLQSCSGPDWCGGCDLNESGNVDVADLEILVENWLKIR, from the coding sequence ATGTCTTACTTAAAATCTATTCTGATTTCGATCCTGGTGGTTGTTTCATGTTCACAGGCGACGGTTTACTATGTTGATTCTAAGACGGGCAGTGACGTCAATACCGGAACCAGCCCCGACCAGCCGTGGTACAGCCTTTTTAAGATTAACAACACGACATTTGCTCCCGGAGATAAGATACTCTTTAAATGCGGCAGTCAGTGGAACAACAATCAGCTATGGCCCAAAGGCTCCGGCACAAGCGGCAATCCAATCATTATAGACATGTACGGCGATATAGATGACGGACTGCCGCAGTTCAACGGCAACGGCGCGGTTGTTGACGTTATTCACCTGTATAACCAGCAGTACTGGGAGATAAACAACCTCGAAATTACCAACTACCGTGAGGGTGATGACCAGAGCGACCCTGCGAACAAAAAACGCGGAATATATGTACTGGCAAAGGATATCGGAGAGGTAAACCACCTTCACTTCAAAAACCTTGTCATACACCATGTAAACGGTCTCTGCGGCGCCGGTTCGACCAATACCGGAAAAGATAACGGCGGTATATATTGTGAGATAACCCGTGATGCCGCTGTTGCCAACAGGGTCAAGACCTGGTTCAAAGACCTGCTTTTTGAGAACTGCCATATCTACGATGTTGACCGTACCGGCATAGCCAACGATACCGCATGGTGGTTGCGGACTCCTGACGATGATATGGATTGGACGCCGAGCCATGATGTTGTGGTCCGAAACTGTACAATTGAGCGCTGCGGCGTAAATGCTGTTATTATAAGGGTTACCGACAATGCTCTTGTTGAACACTGCGTTTTCAAGGATAACTGCATCAAGGGTGAGGGGAACCCGCAGGTTTTCTGCTACAACACCAACAACACCGTCTGGCAGTACTGCGAGGCGTACCAGACGCCCGAGCAGCAAACCACTATGGGTGCAACGGGATTTGATATCGACGGGCGGAACAAGGATGCGGTCATACAGTACTGCTACAGCCATGGAAACCAGAGAGGCGGTATAGTAATCTACGCGGCGGCGTGGACAAGTCCCGACATTGCTCAATACCGCACCACTCTAAGGTACAACATTCTCCAGAACAACGGGTTAAACGGTATAAGGGTTTACGGCGGAGTCAAAGACGCGGTTATCCACAACAATATAATATATACTGATACCCAGCAGTATTTCCCCGCTGACAGGCTTCTGTATCATGTTCATATCGGAGATGTCGCCCCGGACAACACACAGTATTACAACAATGTCATATACAACCTCGACCCGAGCACGTATTATTACATGGGAAACAGCACAAACAACCTGTTCAGCCATAATGTCTTCTACGGCTCTCACCCCGTTACAGAGCCGGCAGACGAATACAAGATAACATCAGATCCGGGATATATAGCTCCCGGCAGCGGCCAGACAGGTATGGATACGCTTGAGGGTTACAGGCTTGGCTGGGATTCTCCGTGTATAGATTCGGGAACCCAAATACCTGCCGCACCCTATGCCGATGATTTCTGGGGCAATGAAGTACCCTTTGGCGTTATTGACCGCGGCGTACATGAATACAGGCCGCAGCCTGACAACCTGCCTCCCCAGCCCGATCCTATGGGCTGGAGTCTGCCGCCGCAACCGGCCGGGTCAGGCGCGATAGCTATGAGAGCTTCAAAGGCCGAAGATGAGAATGCAGTGGAGTATTATTTTGAAAACCTCACAGACCCTTCGCACAGCAGCGGATGGCAGAGACGAAATTATTATTGCGACACAGGCCTTGAGCCCGGCATTGAGTATGAATACAGGGTAAAGGCGAGAGACCTTTCCCCGCAGACTAACGAGACAGGCTGGTCACAGCCCGCCGCGGCGACACCGGAGGCGCTTCCGGATACAGCGTTTTCTGTTTTTGAGCGGTTCGATGCGGACGCTGAAAATAATGGGTGGGTCAACATGAGTGCCGGCAGTACTGAATTTGCTTATAACTCCGGCCGCTGGCTTGATACCACTATCTGCCGCGACAGCGAAAACAGGGCTCTGTACTATGTAAATCTTCCCGCTGCGCTGGACGAGACATGCCGGTTCTGGTGGGAAATGGATATAGAAATGATAAGTGCTTCGTATCCTTACCAGCTTGGACTTTTCGGCGTATTCAATTCGGCTCAGCCCGACAATAATCACAGTGTGATAGCGGACAGGTTTTTCTTTGACAGTTATGCAGGAAGTACCAGAGGCAACCGGCACGATATTTTCGGATATGACGACAGCGGCAATCAGCTATATACCGTCAGCGAGCCGTATGAGCCGGGGATAGCTTACAACAAACCGGTAAGGGTCAAGTGCCGTTATGAGTACGACAGCCAGAGCGGCGAAGGCAAAGCCTCTGTAGATGTATATGAAATTGATCCTGTTGACGGCGGCACAGGCGAGTGGATAATGGGCTCCGGCGGAAAACAGACGGTCATAGCCGCACAGGAAAGCCTTTCATTTGATGTCTTCGGAATCGGCAACAGAACTGACGGCTCAAAGATATGCAGCAATATTTCCAGGATTGACAATGTGTATTTCTCTACCCTGCATGAAAACGTCAGCGAGACTTATCCCTCGTTTGGCGATTTTACAATACAGGGTGATTTGCAGCCGGATGACTATGTGGATTACAGAGACGCGGCGGTTATGGCCGGGCAATGGCTTCAATCCTGCTCAGGGCCGGACTGGTGCGGCGGCTGCGATTTAAATGAGAGCGGAAATGTTGATGTTGCGGATCTTGAAATTCTGGTAGAAAACTGGCTCAAAATACGTTGA
- a CDS encoding alpha/beta hydrolase: MTAFKDNCYSKSKFGVLCLFFAVLLAADFVFSENKELPASITDPVTHVCRSMYQVEIKKDVFYLEPGREEKCDLYLPKNLPDDKRVPAIVIIHGGGWKGGDKADKREIHLGTYFAKCGYVAMSINYKLCKNKVPSWPQNIYDCKSAVKFLRKNAARLKVNPDFIGAIGGSAGGHLVSMLAVTGSCQELEPPRLYEEFSSRIQACVDLYGISDHISRGKSYLADILGATLEEDPDLWKLASPIYHVSPDTCPVLILHGLKDTTVDYQQSISFIEALSRESVPSRLILVSGAPHTFPLYYNSYSDMMAAVINFFDERLNHPDVKAE; encoded by the coding sequence ATGACAGCTTTTAAAGATAATTGTTACAGCAAATCTAAGTTTGGTGTTTTGTGTTTATTTTTTGCGGTATTGCTTGCCGCGGATTTTGTTTTCAGTGAAAATAAAGAACTGCCCGCAAGTATAACCGATCCGGTAACCCATGTCTGCCGGTCAATGTATCAGGTGGAAATCAAAAAGGATGTATTCTATCTTGAGCCGGGCAGAGAAGAAAAGTGCGACCTGTACCTGCCGAAAAACCTGCCCGATGACAAGCGGGTTCCGGCAATAGTGATTATTCACGGCGGCGGCTGGAAGGGCGGTGACAAGGCCGACAAACGCGAGATTCATCTGGGGACATATTTTGCCAAATGCGGATACGTCGCCATGAGTATTAATTACAAGCTCTGCAAAAACAAGGTTCCCTCCTGGCCGCAAAATATATATGACTGTAAGTCCGCTGTGAAATTTTTGAGAAAAAACGCCGCGAGGTTAAAAGTAAATCCAGACTTTATTGGTGCTATCGGCGGCTCTGCCGGCGGGCATCTGGTTTCAATGCTTGCGGTAACGGGTTCGTGCCAAGAGCTTGAACCGCCGCGTTTATACGAAGAGTTTTCTTCCAGAATCCAGGCGTGCGTTGACCTCTACGGCATATCTGACCATATATCACGGGGTAAGAGCTACCTGGCCGACATACTCGGGGCAACCCTTGAAGAAGATCCCGATTTATGGAAATTAGCCTCGCCAATTTACCATGTCTCGCCCGATACATGCCCGGTGTTGATTCTGCACGGACTCAAGGACACTACCGTCGATTATCAGCAGTCAATATCCTTTATTGAAGCCCTCAGCCGTGAATCGGTTCCCTCAAGGCTGATTCTTGTCAGCGGGGCGCCGCACACGTTTCCTCTGTATTACAACAGTTACAGCGATATGATGGCTGCGGTCATAAATTTCTTTGACGAAAGACTCAACCACCCGGATGTTAAGGCTGAATAA
- a CDS encoding Ig-like domain-containing protein, with translation MSKVFVKAFAAVLILVSCALSETIFETFDSDPETRGWINTECGNTYFNYKPDGYLEAIIHRDPSNVARYVKQLSQTYSAYTNPTEFWFGFDCVILPSHNGIYSESCFGVFNSTTPDNHHNAIVDLFPYRKYMTPLGNRHDIYAYYANGSTSFEYGKPACPWIEPGEPFRVEGRYWLEEGIRKGQISLYHIEVDGSGRTGGLIQTATKSNLVQSSLDFDVFGLCNRTSGSFGNYHNDMHVDNFYFSTEKPLSQYLSDESLPEPDVSFIDTDYYAFMFETTTPEADETVFETFSSDPLASGWEQTGSDHIYSYDQNGFIDIEFWSTPDPQRIAIPLSGTYRRNTEFWFEFDWLPQSFYMYPKAYFGVFNQYTGNDRNVVAAYYMFHDSGDDGEYFRLNGTSMYGSQTYDNTPEYTRPASNALHARTKLHYYLNDLDEGMLDIETWDIVHNQLLSSHSVKILEAGHEDGYDVMYNILGFANTPSDSVTRSYSDRIWADNVYFSVVGPADEYFTSLGQSRPHPSWPDEDPPEPDPAQWASAPAAIKPTQISMTAQTAGDFNEVEYYFNNVTDPSHDSGWQSSPVYVDMHLNDNTQYTYQVKYRDLSLNHNETAWSVQSSDVTPVETDTNPPSPDPAVWSEYPNEKVPGKIYMSAQTAMDGEGSEPVQYYFANLTDPAHDSGWQYEPDFIDTGLERNTEYEYAVRVRDISANYNTTQWSDSYAIVTKPEPPISQYLRRQTFWNFSGIGQEALLRIHYINEATPPAGGEAPVIVYCMNLAMPRIGQEPDSTILPDLINDGYIVITADFYNNPQAVSPFIEEDLHEFFKEVISYGGRTSPLEGTELIPDSDGRLWYLPEGYRIERDVTFFQTDIHGSYGTLDNIMGHWNTYVVDNYFLDPVTDPAQMYQPGGAPIDYNATFDIVYPSQTSGEKVPLVYWNGTATYRNMMTSPATRRYHFAGFVMRGYAWANPAHCFDPLVYWYGAFPASEMDWWNGLKHNAAFIRYIHKHADDYNIDSSLIGGWGHSKGQYGVTRLSDPNNASGQELRPSFTGFPEGSPEPQPNIEYPSTITCGYQSMGLGDDHPEFVTADYVPTLTVCGDRDDYGHYEPDRWPKLVEKLEEMDVPHTAFLMYDVGHDLPTGYDPVLGIDRYLVCVDFFDRYLKPGLLPPVPLIIKPRDQRTDVLPTEPVWINFAPVIDAETVYTDDAIKVYKTSDMTQTAGTWTRLNGGTTYKFVPAAGKFETGQSYRIVITAGVKDIHGTQVAQPVETVFTTISVIDSEELMEFTADWLETVDAGYKYDYDQNLKIDFLDFRVFAQNWLNPE, from the coding sequence ATGAGTAAAGTGTTTGTAAAGGCCTTTGCGGCCGTACTGATTCTGGTCTCCTGCGCATTGAGTGAGACGATATTTGAGACGTTTGACAGCGACCCCGAAACCCGGGGCTGGATAAACACCGAATGCGGAAATACATATTTCAATTATAAGCCGGATGGGTATCTCGAGGCAATAATCCACCGCGACCCGTCAAACGTCGCAAGATACGTCAAGCAGCTCAGCCAGACCTATAGCGCTTATACAAACCCTACAGAGTTCTGGTTCGGTTTTGACTGCGTGATCCTTCCCTCTCACAACGGAATATATTCAGAGTCCTGTTTCGGCGTGTTTAATTCGACCACTCCCGACAACCACCACAACGCGATTGTTGATCTGTTTCCGTACAGAAAATACATGACGCCGCTTGGCAACAGACACGACATTTACGCCTACTATGCCAACGGCTCAACTTCGTTTGAATACGGCAAGCCCGCCTGTCCGTGGATAGAACCGGGAGAGCCGTTCCGCGTTGAAGGCAGATACTGGTTAGAAGAGGGCATACGAAAGGGGCAGATAAGCCTTTACCATATAGAAGTTGACGGCAGCGGCCGGACAGGCGGACTTATCCAGACGGCGACCAAGAGCAACCTGGTGCAGAGCAGTCTGGACTTTGATGTCTTCGGCCTGTGCAACCGCACTTCCGGCTCGTTCGGCAACTATCATAATGATATGCATGTAGATAATTTTTACTTTTCTACCGAGAAGCCGCTCAGCCAGTACCTCTCCGACGAAAGCCTGCCCGAGCCGGACGTGTCATTTATTGACACTGATTATTACGCGTTTATGTTTGAAACTACCACACCAGAGGCTGATGAAACGGTTTTTGAGACATTCAGCTCTGATCCCCTGGCAAGCGGCTGGGAGCAGACAGGCAGCGATCATATCTACAGCTATGACCAGAACGGCTTTATAGACATAGAGTTCTGGAGCACTCCTGATCCCCAGCGGATCGCGATTCCTCTATCCGGAACATACCGGCGAAACACGGAGTTCTGGTTTGAATTTGACTGGCTGCCGCAAAGTTTCTATATGTATCCAAAGGCGTATTTCGGCGTATTCAATCAATACACCGGCAATGACAGAAACGTGGTAGCTGCCTATTACATGTTCCACGATTCCGGCGATGACGGGGAATATTTCCGGCTCAACGGAACAAGCATGTACGGCAGCCAGACTTATGACAACACGCCCGAATACACCCGCCCCGCCTCGAATGCACTGCACGCCAGAACCAAACTCCACTATTACCTTAACGACCTTGACGAGGGAATGCTGGACATTGAGACGTGGGATATAGTCCACAACCAGCTCCTTTCCAGTCACAGCGTCAAAATCCTTGAAGCAGGCCACGAAGACGGATACGATGTGATGTATAACATACTCGGCTTTGCCAACACCCCTTCAGACTCCGTCACCCGCAGCTACAGCGACCGGATATGGGCGGATAACGTTTATTTTTCTGTTGTCGGGCCGGCTGATGAGTATTTTACATCTCTGGGACAGAGCCGTCCGCACCCCTCATGGCCGGACGAAGACCCGCCCGAGCCCGATCCGGCTCAGTGGGCATCAGCCCCGGCGGCAATAAAGCCGACCCAGATATCCATGACCGCTCAAACCGCCGGCGATTTCAATGAGGTTGAATACTACTTTAACAATGTTACAGACCCATCCCATGACAGCGGCTGGCAAAGCAGCCCTGTATATGTTGACATGCACCTTAATGACAACACGCAATACACTTACCAGGTGAAATACAGAGACCTCTCGCTAAACCACAATGAGACTGCGTGGTCAGTCCAAAGCAGCGATGTTACCCCTGTTGAAACGGACACCAACCCGCCCTCGCCGGATCCGGCAGTTTGGAGCGAATACCCGAATGAAAAAGTCCCGGGCAAGATATACATGTCTGCCCAGACCGCCATGGACGGCGAAGGCAGCGAGCCGGTGCAGTATTATTTTGCCAACCTGACCGACCCCGCACACGACAGCGGCTGGCAGTATGAACCGGATTTCATTGATACCGGCCTCGAACGAAACACAGAGTATGAATACGCCGTTCGGGTTCGCGACATATCAGCCAACTACAACACCACGCAATGGTCCGATTCTTACGCGATTGTAACTAAACCCGAGCCGCCCATATCACAGTATCTGCGCAGGCAAACGTTCTGGAATTTCAGCGGCATTGGCCAAGAAGCACTTCTTAGAATTCATTACATAAACGAAGCTACACCGCCGGCGGGCGGAGAGGCACCGGTTATCGTTTACTGCATGAATCTGGCAATGCCCAGAATCGGCCAGGAACCTGATTCGACAATCCTGCCGGACCTTATAAACGATGGGTATATTGTCATAACAGCTGATTTCTACAACAACCCGCAGGCAGTTTCACCGTTTATAGAAGAAGACCTTCACGAGTTCTTTAAAGAGGTCATCTCCTACGGCGGCAGAACAAGTCCGCTGGAAGGCACAGAACTTATTCCGGACTCCGACGGCAGGCTTTGGTATCTGCCCGAGGGATACCGGATTGAAAGAGATGTGACCTTCTTCCAGACCGATATACACGGCTCATACGGTACATTGGATAACATCATGGGCCACTGGAACACCTATGTCGTTGACAATTATTTCCTCGATCCGGTAACAGACCCTGCCCAGATGTACCAGCCGGGCGGTGCCCCGATTGATTATAACGCCACGTTTGACATCGTTTATCCGTCGCAGACCAGCGGGGAAAAGGTGCCTCTGGTGTACTGGAACGGAACCGCCACGTACAGAAACATGATGACCTCACCTGCCACAAGAAGGTATCATTTCGCAGGTTTTGTCATGCGGGGCTACGCCTGGGCAAACCCGGCGCATTGTTTCGACCCGCTGGTGTACTGGTACGGCGCGTTCCCAGCATCCGAGATGGACTGGTGGAACGGGCTGAAGCATAACGCCGCTTTCATTCGCTACATACACAAACACGCCGACGACTACAACATAGACTCAAGCCTTATCGGCGGCTGGGGACACTCCAAGGGCCAGTACGGCGTAACGCGCCTTAGCGACCCGAACAATGCCTCCGGGCAGGAGCTGCGTCCGAGTTTCACCGGCTTCCCCGAGGGCAGCCCCGAACCTCAGCCCAACATCGAGTATCCCAGCACTATAACCTGCGGATACCAGAGCATGGGCCTTGGCGATGACCATCCGGAGTTTGTTACCGCTGACTATGTGCCGACACTTACAGTCTGCGGCGACAGGGACGACTATGGACATTATGAGCCGGACCGCTGGCCGAAACTCGTTGAAAAACTCGAGGAGATGGACGTTCCGCATACGGCATTTTTGATGTATGATGTCGGGCATGACCTGCCGACCGGATACGACCCCGTTCTGGGAATTGACCGCTACCTTGTCTGCGTTGATTTCTTCGACAGATACCTCAAACCTGGGCTGCTGCCGCCGGTTCCGCTTATTATAAAGCCAAGGGATCAGCGGACAGACGTATTGCCCACAGAGCCGGTGTGGATAAACTTCGCTCCTGTAATAGACGCAGAAACCGTATATACGGACGATGCTATCAAGGTTTACAAGACCTCTGACATGACGCAGACAGCCGGCACATGGACGCGGCTAAACGGCGGAACAACATACAAATTTGTCCCCGCCGCGGGAAAATTTGAAACCGGCCAGTCATACAGGATTGTTATAACCGCCGGCGTGAAAGATATTCACGGAACACAGGTTGCCCAGCCGGTTGAGACGGTCTTTACGACTATCAGCGTTATAGACAGCGAAGAGCTTATGGAGTTTACCGCGGACTGGCTTGAGACCGTGGATGCGGGATACAAGTACGACTACGACCAGAACCTTAAAATAGACTTCCTGGATTTCCGGGTGTTCGCCCAGAACTGGCTGAATCCCGAATAA